From Demequina capsici, one genomic window encodes:
- a CDS encoding lysophospholipid acyltransferase family protein translates to MYYGLFKHVLLGPPVKAYYRPWVEGADNVPAEGGAILASNHLSFSDSIFLPLVLKRKVVFLGKEEYFTGSGVKGYATKAFMEGVGTIPVHRGGGRASEAALRTGMQVVQGGELLGIYPEGTRSPDGRLYRGKTGVARLAIEAGVPIVPVAMIGTDIAQPIGQRVPSRTDIGVRIGPPIDPSEYSARQDDREALRELTDTVMAAIAGLSGQEIADRDAAQYKRELDKAARIAAEDLGPSSAS, encoded by the coding sequence ATGTACTACGGACTGTTCAAGCATGTGCTGCTCGGCCCGCCTGTGAAGGCCTACTACAGGCCCTGGGTCGAGGGAGCCGACAACGTGCCCGCCGAGGGCGGGGCGATCCTCGCGTCGAACCATCTGTCGTTCTCGGACTCGATCTTCCTTCCGCTCGTGCTGAAGCGGAAGGTCGTCTTCCTGGGCAAGGAGGAGTACTTCACCGGCTCCGGCGTCAAGGGCTACGCCACCAAGGCGTTCATGGAGGGCGTCGGCACGATCCCCGTGCATCGCGGAGGCGGGCGTGCCTCGGAGGCGGCGCTGCGGACCGGCATGCAGGTGGTCCAGGGCGGCGAGCTGCTGGGGATCTATCCGGAGGGCACCCGCAGCCCCGACGGTCGGCTGTACCGTGGCAAGACCGGCGTGGCGCGGCTCGCGATCGAGGCCGGGGTGCCGATCGTGCCCGTCGCGATGATCGGGACCGACATCGCCCAGCCGATCGGACAGCGGGTGCCATCGCGCACGGACATCGGCGTGCGCATCGGGCCGCCGATCGACCCGTCGGAGTACAGCGCCCGTCAGGACGACCGCGAGGCGCTGCGGGAGCTCACCGACACGGTCATGGCGGCCATCGCCGGGCTGTCCGGCCAGGAGATCGCCGACCGTGATGCCGCGCAGTACAAGCGTGAGCTCGACAAGGCCGCGAGGATCGCAGCCGAGGACCTGGGTCCGAGCTCCGCGTCCTAG
- a CDS encoding AMP-dependent synthetase/ligase, whose translation METAAQEYAPNIPLMIRAAWERLADRTVLRYTDEDDVWHDLTGGEAQALVNAVAKGFIARGVQPGQTVSIMARTRYEWSIIDVALWTAGALPVPIYDTSSASQIDWITSDAEVSMIVVETSHHAELALSVAADPESPLKDVLVIDDGVVDQLAAEGVDVPDAELNRRIALAGHGDLATIIYTSGTTGRPKGVQLTHFSYVRHTVGIQQELAPVLLSEGASTVLFMTLAHSLARLVEVVLLASGTVIGYCPDSRKLVPLLGTFKPTLLLAVPRVFEKVYNSAEQTAAAGGKVKIFRWAAKQSIDYSRARGTSRGPSPMLRATHALAYRLVLSRIVDVLGGNARWAISGSAPLGERLGHFYGGLGLHVMEGYGLTEVNAASHVNRPDVTKIGTVGRILPGMEAKAADDGEILMRGDMLFTGYHRNPDATAAAMVDGWFATGDIGTIDDEGFLTITGRKKEIIVTAGGKNVAPAVLEDRLRAYPLVDQCVVVGDGKPFIAALVTLDAEALPGWLKGKDLPVMTVAEAAAHPVVREHMDRAVERANKAVSRAESIRKYEILLDEFSVDNGYLTPSLKVKRATVLKDFADRIEQLYTTRKA comes from the coding sequence ATGGAGACCGCCGCGCAGGAGTACGCGCCGAACATCCCCTTGATGATCCGAGCCGCATGGGAGCGCCTCGCCGACAGGACGGTGCTCCGCTACACCGACGAGGACGACGTCTGGCACGACCTCACGGGCGGGGAGGCGCAGGCGCTCGTCAACGCGGTAGCCAAGGGTTTCATCGCGCGAGGGGTCCAACCGGGTCAGACGGTCTCCATCATGGCCCGCACCCGGTACGAATGGTCGATCATCGACGTGGCGCTGTGGACTGCGGGCGCGCTGCCGGTGCCCATCTACGACACCTCGTCGGCCTCGCAGATCGACTGGATCACGTCCGACGCCGAGGTGTCGATGATCGTCGTCGAGACCTCGCACCACGCGGAGCTGGCGCTCTCGGTGGCGGCCGACCCGGAGAGCCCGCTCAAGGACGTCCTGGTCATCGACGACGGCGTGGTGGACCAGCTGGCGGCAGAGGGCGTCGACGTGCCCGACGCGGAGCTGAACCGTCGCATCGCGCTGGCGGGCCACGGCGACCTGGCGACGATCATCTACACGTCGGGCACGACGGGACGGCCGAAGGGTGTGCAGCTGACCCACTTCAGCTACGTCAGGCACACGGTCGGGATCCAGCAGGAGCTCGCTCCGGTCCTGTTGAGCGAGGGAGCGTCGACGGTGCTGTTCATGACGCTCGCGCACTCGCTCGCGCGGCTTGTCGAGGTGGTGCTGCTCGCCTCAGGCACCGTGATCGGATACTGCCCGGACTCGCGCAAGCTCGTGCCGCTCCTCGGCACCTTCAAGCCGACGCTGCTGCTCGCGGTGCCTCGCGTGTTCGAGAAGGTGTACAACTCCGCGGAGCAGACCGCTGCCGCCGGCGGCAAGGTGAAGATCTTCCGGTGGGCGGCCAAGCAGTCGATCGACTACTCGCGGGCGCGAGGCACGTCGCGCGGGCCCTCGCCCATGCTCCGAGCGACCCATGCCCTCGCCTACAGGCTGGTGCTCTCCCGGATCGTGGACGTGCTGGGAGGGAACGCACGCTGGGCCATCTCAGGGTCCGCGCCTCTGGGCGAGCGGCTGGGACACTTCTACGGCGGCCTGGGCCTTCACGTGATGGAGGGCTACGGTCTCACCGAGGTCAACGCGGCCTCCCACGTGAACCGCCCCGACGTCACGAAGATCGGTACGGTCGGCCGGATCCTGCCGGGCATGGAGGCCAAGGCCGCCGACGACGGCGAGATCCTGATGCGCGGAGACATGCTGTTCACCGGATACCACCGCAATCCTGACGCCACCGCGGCGGCGATGGTCGACGGTTGGTTCGCCACGGGCGACATCGGCACGATCGACGACGAGGGCTTCCTGACGATCACCGGACGGAAGAAGGAGATCATCGTGACTGCGGGCGGCAAGAACGTGGCGCCCGCCGTGCTCGAGGACCGGCTTCGCGCCTACCCGCTCGTGGACCAGTGCGTGGTGGTGGGCGATGGCAAGCCGTTCATCGCCGCGCTCGTGACGCTTGACGCCGAGGCGTTGCCCGGCTGGCTGAAGGGCAAGGACCTGCCCGTGATGACGGTGGCCGAGGCGGCGGCCCACCCGGTGGTGCGCGAGCACATGGACCGTGCCGTGGAACGCGCGAACAAGGCCGTCTCCCGTGCCGAGTCGATCAGGAAGTACGAGATCCTGCTCGACGAGTTCTCGGTGGACAACGGATACCTGACCCCGTCTCTCAAGGTGAAGCGGGCAACCGTGCTCAAGGACTTCGCGGACCGGATCGAGCAGCTCTACACGACGCGCAAGGCCTGA
- a CDS encoding pyrophosphate--fructose-6-phosphate 1-phosphotransferase — protein MSVRRVALLTAGGFAPCLSSAVGGLIERYTEIAPEIEIIAYEHGYWGLLLGKKTVIDDEVRKHAGLLHEFGGSPIGNSRVKLTNAADCVKRGLVQEGQNPLEVAAEQLKADGVDVLHTIGGDDTNTTAADLAAYLADHDYGLTVVGLPKTIDNDVVPIRQSLGAWTAAEEAAKFGRNIIGEHRSGPRMLIIHEVMGRACGWLTAAAAKSYREDLDTRTFLPGIGLTKERWDIHAVYVPESKIDLDAEAARLRTVMDEVGNVNIFLSEGAGVPEIIKEIEESGGVVERDPFGHVKLDTINPGQWFAKQFAERLGAEKVMVQKSGYYSRAAAANAEDLRLIKSMTDYAVECALRGEAGVIGHDEEDGDRLKAIAFPRIAGHKPFDTAIAWYTELLSDIGQAG, from the coding sequence ATGTCGGTTCGCCGTGTCGCCCTGCTCACCGCCGGTGGCTTCGCCCCCTGCCTGTCCTCCGCTGTCGGAGGTCTGATCGAGCGCTACACCGAGATCGCGCCCGAGATCGAGATCATCGCCTATGAGCACGGCTACTGGGGACTGCTGCTCGGCAAGAAGACCGTCATCGACGACGAGGTGCGCAAGCACGCAGGCCTTCTCCACGAGTTCGGCGGCTCGCCCATCGGCAACTCGCGCGTCAAGCTCACGAACGCGGCCGACTGCGTGAAGCGCGGGCTCGTCCAGGAGGGTCAGAACCCCCTCGAGGTCGCCGCGGAGCAGCTCAAGGCCGACGGCGTCGACGTGCTCCACACGATCGGCGGCGATGACACGAACACCACGGCCGCGGACCTCGCCGCCTACCTGGCGGACCACGACTACGGTCTCACCGTCGTGGGCCTGCCCAAGACCATCGACAACGACGTGGTGCCGATCCGTCAGTCGCTCGGAGCCTGGACCGCTGCCGAGGAGGCGGCGAAGTTCGGCCGCAACATCATCGGCGAGCACCGCTCCGGCCCTCGCATGCTGATCATCCACGAGGTCATGGGCCGCGCATGCGGCTGGCTCACCGCAGCCGCCGCGAAGTCCTACCGCGAGGACCTGGACACTCGGACCTTCCTGCCCGGGATCGGCCTGACCAAGGAGCGCTGGGACATCCACGCGGTGTACGTGCCCGAGTCGAAGATCGACCTCGATGCTGAGGCTGCGCGCCTGCGCACCGTCATGGATGAGGTGGGCAACGTCAACATCTTCCTCTCCGAGGGCGCGGGCGTCCCCGAGATCATCAAGGAGATCGAGGAGTCCGGCGGTGTGGTCGAGCGCGACCCGTTCGGTCACGTGAAGCTGGACACCATCAACCCGGGCCAGTGGTTCGCGAAGCAGTTCGCGGAGCGCCTGGGCGCAGAGAAGGTCATGGTCCAGAAGTCGGGCTACTACTCGCGTGCCGCGGCTGCCAATGCCGAGGACCTGCGTCTCATCAAGTCGATGACGGACTACGCCGTCGAGTGCGCGCTGCGTGGCGAGGCCGGCGTGATCGGGCACGACGAGGAGGACGGCGACCGGCTGAAGGCGATCGCGTTCCCGCGCATCGCAGGACACAAGCCCTTCGATACCGCTATTGCCTGGTACACCGAGCTCCTGTCGGACATCGGTCAGGCCGGATAA
- a CDS encoding DEDD exonuclease domain-containing protein gives MTTPDLAPLLAGTQRSLEEIGEPLSATTFVVVDLETTGGSPETSAITEIGAVKTVGGEVVGEFQTLVDPGGPIPPMIVALTGITDAMVMAAPRIETVLPSFLEFLGDAVLVAHNARFDVGFLKAACRLHGYPWPGNEVVDTLLLARRATTKEEAPNKKLGTLARVFGTQVTPNHRALDDARATSEILHGMLERLARFGITHREDLDSLRNPMPEKLRRKAVLADSVPAKPGVYIFRGPRGERLYVGTSKNLRARVKSYFTRGEQRRQIREMLELAVAVDTHVCATEIEANVREVRLIEEHRPRYNRRSARPERTAWVKLTAEPYPRLSVSRSIAGAGAALGPMRGAGDARGAIEALQIALSLRTCTTRLPLVPRPHARACLLKDLGQCSAPCLRGQESHYDDAVSAARDAMRHDPSPVVAALSAQIQEHAQRLDYERAAELRDGVSALIEASMRAQRLAALRSVSLVAARAQGEGWDLVSVAGGLLAGSAHVSHGVWETAGTLRDAWASLDVVEPLIEEQEMLARWLERPGTRLLHIDGDWAQPLDGAGRHASWVQARRADHANVTDSRRGGS, from the coding sequence ATGACGACCCCCGATCTCGCGCCGCTCCTCGCCGGCACCCAGCGCAGCCTGGAGGAGATCGGCGAGCCGTTGTCGGCGACGACATTCGTGGTCGTGGACCTCGAGACGACCGGAGGCTCGCCGGAGACGTCGGCGATCACGGAGATCGGTGCGGTCAAGACGGTTGGGGGCGAGGTCGTCGGCGAGTTCCAGACCCTGGTCGACCCGGGCGGGCCGATCCCGCCGATGATCGTGGCGCTGACCGGGATCACCGACGCCATGGTGATGGCCGCGCCCAGGATCGAGACGGTGCTGCCGTCGTTCCTGGAGTTCTTGGGCGATGCGGTGCTCGTCGCTCACAACGCACGCTTCGACGTCGGCTTCCTCAAGGCGGCGTGCCGGTTGCACGGGTACCCGTGGCCAGGCAACGAGGTGGTGGACACGCTGCTGCTCGCACGCCGCGCCACCACCAAGGAGGAGGCGCCCAACAAGAAGCTCGGCACGCTCGCACGCGTGTTCGGCACACAGGTGACGCCCAACCACCGCGCGCTCGACGACGCCCGCGCCACCTCCGAGATCCTTCACGGCATGCTGGAGCGGTTGGCGCGCTTCGGCATCACCCACCGCGAGGACCTCGACAGCCTCCGCAACCCGATGCCGGAGAAGCTGCGACGCAAGGCCGTCCTCGCAGACTCGGTGCCCGCCAAGCCGGGCGTGTACATCTTCCGTGGGCCGCGGGGCGAGCGGCTTTACGTAGGGACGTCCAAGAATCTGCGCGCCCGCGTCAAGAGCTACTTCACGCGCGGCGAGCAGCGGCGCCAGATCCGCGAGATGCTCGAGCTCGCCGTCGCGGTGGACACCCACGTGTGCGCCACCGAGATCGAGGCCAACGTGCGCGAGGTGCGGCTCATCGAGGAGCATCGACCGCGTTACAACCGAAGGTCCGCACGGCCCGAGCGCACCGCCTGGGTCAAGCTCACGGCCGAACCGTATCCACGACTGTCCGTGTCACGCTCGATCGCCGGCGCGGGCGCGGCTCTCGGCCCCATGCGCGGCGCCGGAGACGCACGGGGCGCGATCGAGGCGCTGCAGATCGCGCTGTCGCTGCGCACGTGCACCACACGGCTTCCGCTCGTGCCGCGCCCCCACGCGCGCGCGTGCCTGCTCAAGGACCTCGGCCAGTGCTCGGCACCGTGCCTGCGCGGGCAGGAGTCGCACTATGACGACGCCGTGAGCGCCGCGCGCGACGCGATGCGACACGACCCCTCCCCCGTGGTCGCCGCATTGTCGGCGCAGATCCAGGAGCACGCGCAGCGGCTCGACTACGAACGCGCCGCGGAGCTACGGGACGGCGTGAGCGCGCTCATCGAGGCATCCATGCGCGCGCAGCGTCTCGCCGCGTTGCGCAGCGTCAGCCTCGTCGCGGCACGAGCGCAGGGCGAGGGCTGGGACCTCGTGTCCGTGGCAGGCGGGCTGCTCGCGGGATCCGCACACGTGTCGCACGGGGTGTGGGAGACCGCAGGGACCCTGCGGGATGCGTGGGCGTCGCTCGACGTCGTGGAGCCTCTCATCGAGGAGCAGGAGATGCTCGCCCGCTGGCTCGAACGCCCCGGCACGAGGCTGCTGCATATCGACGGCGACTGGGCGCAACCCCTCGACGGGGCCGGCCGGCACGCCTCGTGGGTGCAGGCGCGCCGCGCGGATCACGCGAACGTGACGGACAGCCGCCGCGGCGGCAGCTGA
- a CDS encoding ROK family glucokinase: MHAIGVDIGGTKIAVGVVDPDGTIVTKLRRDTKPQDPASIDAAIADAVKELGKDFEFHAVGLAAAGFASSDRNHMTFAPNIAWREYPLGDNVRALIGRDDLAVVVENDGNAAGWAEYVYGAGRHTQNMTMLTIGTGIGAALIVNGELVRGAYGFAAELGHMRVVPDGHPCGCGRRGCWEQYGSGSALTREARRAGVEREVRAAALLARSGGDASRISGPDVTAAAMEGDELAIELLHDLGTWIGIGCASMAAILDPEVFVVGGGVVAAGDLLLEPARQAYNDHVPAQALRPVTPILAAEMGNDAGIVGAAALAREAVVAG; encoded by the coding sequence ATGCACGCCATCGGAGTCGACATCGGCGGCACCAAGATCGCCGTAGGGGTCGTGGACCCCGATGGCACGATCGTGACCAAGCTGCGACGCGACACGAAGCCTCAGGATCCTGCGTCGATCGACGCCGCGATCGCGGACGCTGTCAAGGAGCTCGGGAAGGACTTCGAGTTCCACGCGGTCGGGCTGGCGGCGGCGGGCTTCGCGAGTTCTGATCGCAACCACATGACCTTCGCGCCGAACATCGCCTGGCGTGAGTACCCTCTCGGCGACAACGTGCGCGCGCTGATCGGTCGGGACGACCTTGCGGTCGTCGTCGAGAACGACGGCAACGCCGCCGGCTGGGCGGAGTACGTGTATGGCGCAGGCCGCCACACCCAGAACATGACCATGCTGACGATCGGCACCGGCATCGGAGCCGCACTGATCGTCAACGGCGAGCTGGTGCGCGGGGCGTACGGCTTCGCGGCGGAGCTGGGCCACATGCGCGTCGTCCCCGACGGCCACCCGTGCGGCTGCGGCCGGCGCGGCTGCTGGGAGCAGTACGGCTCGGGCTCCGCGCTCACCCGCGAGGCCCGCCGTGCCGGCGTCGAACGGGAGGTCCGCGCCGCGGCCCTGCTCGCACGCAGCGGCGGCGACGCCTCGAGGATCTCGGGTCCCGATGTGACCGCTGCCGCCATGGAGGGCGACGAGCTCGCCATCGAGCTGCTGCACGACCTGGGCACCTGGATCGGCATCGGGTGCGCGTCGATGGCCGCGATCCTGGACCCCGAGGTCTTCGTCGTCGGAGGCGGCGTCGTGGCGGCGGGGGACCTGCTCCTCGAGCCGGCGCGCCAGGCGTACAACGATCACGTCCCGGCGCAGGCTCTGCGTCCGGTCACTCCCATCCTCGCCGCTGAGATGGGCAACGACGCCGGCATCGTCGGTGCGGCGGCGCTGGCCCGTGAGGCCGTCGTCGCCGGCTAG
- the pknB gene encoding Stk1 family PASTA domain-containing Ser/Thr kinase, giving the protein MSETLTDPLLGRLIDGRYEVRARVAAGGMATVYVAFDRRLEREVAIKVMSPRLGEDADSARFASRFRREARAAARLTHPGMVRVYDQGVDGDISYLTMEYVEGENLRARIAHERTLTVGEALAIGDQVLDALAAAHRLGLVHRDIKPENVLLDSDGRPKVADFGLSRAIEDSTAGATSAGVIMGTVAYLGPELVSHGTADASTDVYAVGILLFEMLTGRQPFVGGSPIEVATQHVHGDMPSPSAFVPWLPAEIDALVQRMTARDPKDRPTDAAAALVELREVRATLDDPTLDRRATPPSGAIPIDTDDPDATTVLDAVPQGTTVVLPVGLATLQDEPPVEAEIVDEATALVTPDRGRTRPAVWIGALAAAVAVLALLGVWWYNAIGPGAYSVVPDVTGQTEAAATDTLETAGYTVLPSQTDYSDSVDAGLVISTSPEAEARVLNGSEITLTISAGPQMATVPDVVGTAQDDAVGAVTDAGFGSPAIAQQYSDTVASGTVLSVSPDQGQEVRHDTAVTLTVSQGPEPITVPNVSGMTEDDAVATLQNDYAMTVTVQYDRTDKVDKGIVYAQTPAAGADGFRTGAITITVSDGLPLVEVPDFINMKAKAAQQAADDANIVVQYSPRFFSFITGDLKNDSVIVDQNVAPGTQVEQGSTVYLIYDN; this is encoded by the coding sequence GTGTCTGAGACCCTCACCGATCCCCTGCTCGGCCGCCTGATCGACGGCCGCTACGAGGTGCGCGCGCGCGTCGCCGCGGGGGGCATGGCCACGGTCTACGTCGCCTTCGATCGCCGACTCGAGCGCGAGGTCGCGATCAAGGTGATGAGTCCCAGGCTCGGCGAGGACGCCGACTCCGCTCGATTCGCGTCCCGGTTCCGACGCGAGGCCCGTGCCGCAGCCCGGCTCACCCACCCTGGCATGGTGCGCGTGTACGACCAGGGCGTCGACGGGGACATCTCGTACCTGACCATGGAGTACGTCGAGGGCGAGAACCTGCGCGCGCGGATCGCTCACGAGCGCACGCTCACCGTCGGCGAGGCGCTCGCGATCGGCGACCAGGTGCTCGACGCCCTGGCCGCCGCGCACCGGCTCGGACTCGTGCACCGCGACATCAAGCCGGAGAACGTCCTGCTGGACTCCGACGGTCGACCCAAGGTGGCCGACTTCGGCCTCTCACGCGCCATCGAGGACTCCACCGCAGGCGCCACCTCCGCAGGCGTGATCATGGGCACGGTCGCCTACCTCGGACCCGAGCTGGTGTCCCACGGCACCGCCGACGCCAGCACCGACGTGTACGCAGTCGGCATCCTGCTGTTCGAGATGCTCACCGGACGGCAGCCGTTCGTGGGCGGCTCCCCCATCGAGGTCGCCACCCAGCACGTGCACGGCGACATGCCCTCGCCCTCCGCCTTCGTGCCGTGGCTCCCCGCCGAGATCGACGCGCTCGTGCAGCGCATGACGGCCAGGGACCCGAAGGATCGCCCCACCGACGCCGCCGCGGCGCTCGTCGAGCTCCGCGAGGTCCGCGCGACCCTCGACGATCCGACGCTCGATCGTCGCGCGACTCCCCCGTCCGGCGCGATCCCGATCGACACGGATGACCCCGACGCCACCACCGTGCTGGACGCCGTGCCTCAAGGCACCACCGTCGTGCTCCCGGTGGGACTGGCGACGCTCCAGGATGAACCACCCGTCGAGGCCGAGATCGTGGACGAGGCGACCGCGCTCGTCACCCCTGACCGGGGCCGCACCCGGCCCGCCGTATGGATCGGGGCGCTCGCTGCCGCGGTCGCGGTCCTCGCACTGCTCGGCGTGTGGTGGTACAACGCGATCGGCCCAGGCGCCTACTCCGTCGTCCCCGACGTCACGGGCCAGACGGAGGCCGCAGCCACCGACACCCTCGAGACCGCCGGCTACACGGTGCTGCCCTCGCAGACCGACTACTCGGACTCCGTCGATGCGGGGCTCGTCATCTCCACGTCGCCCGAAGCCGAGGCGAGGGTGCTCAACGGTTCCGAGATCACCCTCACCATCTCCGCCGGACCGCAGATGGCGACGGTCCCCGACGTCGTCGGAACCGCACAGGATGACGCAGTCGGCGCTGTCACCGATGCCGGCTTCGGCAGTCCCGCCATCGCGCAGCAGTACTCCGACACGGTCGCGAGCGGAACCGTCTTGTCCGTGAGCCCCGACCAGGGTCAGGAGGTGCGCCATGACACGGCCGTCACGCTCACCGTCTCCCAGGGGCCCGAGCCGATCACCGTCCCCAACGTGTCCGGCATGACCGAGGACGATGCGGTCGCGACGCTCCAGAACGACTACGCGATGACGGTCACGGTCCAGTACGACCGCACCGACAAGGTCGACAAGGGCATCGTGTACGCCCAGACGCCCGCCGCCGGCGCCGACGGCTTCCGCACAGGCGCGATCACCATCACCGTCTCCGATGGCCTGCCTCTGGTCGAGGTGCCGGACTTCATCAACATGAAGGCGAAGGCAGCGCAGCAGGCCGCCGACGACGCGAACATCGTCGTCCAGTACAGCCCGCGGTTCTTCTCCTTCATCACCGGCGACCTTAAGAACGACTCGGTGATCGTCGACCAGAACGTGGCTCCCGGCACACAGGTCGAGCAGGGCTCGACGGTCTACCTGATCTACGACAACTGA
- a CDS encoding class II 3-deoxy-7-phosphoheptulonate synthase produces MTEAALQAAGVDSYLACEAKQQPAWPDQDALERATARLREVPPLVFAGEADVLRGHLAAAGRGEAFVLQGGDCAEIFAEATADRIRNKIKTILQMAVVLTYGASTPVIKIGRMAGQYAKPRSSDTETRDGVTLPAYRGDIVNSFAFTEEARVPNPDRLLDAYHVSASTLNLIRAFTTGGFADLRRVHQWNKGFAANPAYARYDQMAGEIDRAVRFMAAAGGEFDALRTVEMFSSHEALLLDYERALTRIDSRSGLPYDCSAHLLWIGERTRELDGAHVEFMSRIHNPIAVKLGPTSTAADALALSERLNPNGIEGRLTFVARMGADKVRDVLPGIVEGVRDSGVPVTWLTDPMHGNTFTSESGFKTRSFDTILDEVAGFFEVHRALGTVPGGLHVELTGDDVTEVLGGTEEIDDEGLAFRYETKVDPRLNHQQSLEMAFLVAELLSARS; encoded by the coding sequence ATGACCGAGGCAGCCCTCCAGGCGGCAGGCGTCGACTCGTACCTCGCGTGCGAGGCGAAGCAGCAGCCAGCCTGGCCAGACCAGGATGCCCTCGAGCGCGCCACGGCACGCCTGAGGGAGGTCCCCCCGCTGGTCTTCGCCGGTGAGGCTGACGTGCTGCGAGGACACCTCGCAGCCGCCGGTCGAGGTGAGGCTTTCGTTCTGCAAGGCGGCGACTGCGCCGAGATCTTCGCAGAGGCGACCGCGGACAGGATCCGCAACAAGATCAAGACCATCCTGCAGATGGCGGTCGTGCTGACCTATGGCGCATCGACGCCGGTCATCAAGATCGGCCGTATGGCGGGTCAGTACGCGAAGCCGCGGTCCTCGGACACCGAGACCCGCGACGGTGTGACGCTGCCCGCGTACCGCGGCGACATCGTGAACTCGTTCGCGTTCACGGAGGAGGCCCGGGTCCCGAACCCGGATCGACTCCTCGACGCGTACCACGTGTCGGCGTCGACGCTGAACCTCATCCGGGCGTTCACCACGGGAGGCTTCGCCGATCTGCGGCGCGTGCACCAGTGGAACAAGGGCTTCGCCGCCAACCCGGCGTACGCCCGCTACGACCAGATGGCTGGGGAGATCGACCGCGCTGTCCGCTTCATGGCGGCGGCGGGCGGGGAGTTCGACGCGCTGCGCACCGTCGAGATGTTCTCGAGCCACGAGGCGCTTCTGCTGGACTACGAGCGGGCGCTCACGCGCATCGACTCGCGGTCCGGGCTGCCGTACGACTGCTCGGCTCACCTTCTCTGGATCGGGGAGCGCACGCGAGAGCTGGACGGCGCTCACGTCGAGTTCATGTCCAGGATCCACAACCCGATCGCGGTGAAGCTCGGCCCGACCTCGACCGCGGCCGATGCTCTGGCGCTTTCCGAGCGGCTCAACCCGAACGGCATCGAGGGGCGGCTCACGTTCGTCGCTCGCATGGGCGCGGACAAGGTGCGTGACGTGCTGCCGGGCATCGTCGAAGGCGTGCGGGACTCGGGTGTGCCCGTGACCTGGCTGACCGACCCGATGCACGGGAACACGTTCACGTCCGAGTCGGGCTTCAAGACGCGCAGCTTCGACACCATCCTCGACGAGGTCGCCGGGTTCTTCGAGGTGCATCGTGCGCTCGGCACCGTGCCGGGAGGCCTGCACGTAGAGCTCACCGGTGACGATGTCACCGAGGTGCTCGGCGGCACCGAGGAGATCGACGACGAGGGTCTGGCGTTCCGGTATGAGACGAAGGTGGATCCGCGTCTGAACCACCAGCAGTCGCTGGAGATGGCGTTCCTGGTCGCGGAGCTTCTCAGCGCCCGCAGCTAG